A stretch of DNA from Rheinheimera sp. MMS21-TC3:
AGAAAAATGTGCTTATGCTTTAGAAAAACTGGGTGTTGATGCCTGTATTGATCATAAAGCCGAAGATTTTGCCCAGCAATTAGCCGAGGCTTGCCCTAAAGGCATTGATGTTTATTACGAAAACGTCGGTGGCAAAGTGCTAGATGGCGTATTACCCTTATTAAACACTGGAGCGCGAATTCCAGTCTGTGGCTTAATTTCGCAATATAATGCGACTGAACTGCCAGCAGGGCCAGATCGTTTAGGCCAGTTAATGGGCGCCATTTTAGTTAAGCGCATGACAGTAAAAGGTTTTATTATTTTTGATGATTATGCTCATCGCTATAATGAATTTGCTCAAGATATGGTGCAATGGCTGCAGCAAGGTAAAATTCACTATAAAGAGCAAATTGTTGACGGCCTAGCCACTGCGCCTGACGCTTTTATTGGTTTATTAGAAGGTAAAAACTTCGGTAAACTAGTGATCCGCGTTGGCGAAGACAACCTAGCCTAACTAATTTAGCCAAGCTTCAAGGGGTCATAACACTTAAAACCCCTTGCAGCTAAATTGTTATTGATTGCCACTACAAACCACTACTACGACTAACCCGTTTTGTAATGGTTTGGGCTAAAATCTGGCTATCGCCACACAATAAAGTAAATTGCTTTTTGGCTCGGGTAATACCGGTATAAAGTAATTCCCTGCTTAATATTGGGCTATTATCGGGTGGCAACACTAAACAGCAATGACTAAATTCAGAGCCTTGCGACTTATGCACTGTCATGGCAAATACGGTTTCAATATCTGTTAACCGGCTGGGTAACACCCATTTTAAGCTGCCATCGGCTAATTGAAACACTACTCGTAGCTTGCCGCTGCTAGCATCAAGTAACGTAATACCAATATCACCATTCATTAAGCCTAGGCTATAGTTATTGCGCTGCATCATAATAGGCCGACCGTTGTACCATTGCTGTGAACAATCCAGCAGGCCTTCGGCCATTAACCAGCGGCTTATTTGCTGGTTTAGCCCTTCAATTCCCCAATCTCCACTACGCAAGGCGCACAATAACTGAAATTGACTATAGGCAGCTAACACAGCTTTGGCCCAAATGTTATTGCTGCTATCGCTGTCTCTAATATCGCTGCTGGCAGTGCTAGCACTATAACTGCTTTGCTGTTGCACAAGCTGTAAATAGTGACGATACCCCGCGACAACAACAGGCTTTAAGCTTTCTAGCTTATTACCAGCTAGTAATTGAATATCGGTATATTGATTAAATAAATTGCCGGCGCTGGTTTCACCGCGGTTCACGGCAAAGGCTAGCTGGCCTATTCCCGAGTTAGCATCAAACCGATGCGACTTTCTTAACATAACTGTGGCTTGATTAAGCACAGTGCCATTCCCCTGCCAAGGGCTTAAGTCTGTTGCGCTAAAGGGCGCTAATAAACTCAGGGTTTGCGGCAAGTAACCGCCTAATTCGGCACCGCGGCATAAATCGCCTAGTACAGAGCCTGCTTCCACTGAGGCTAGCTGATCTTTATCGCCGAGTAATATTAACCGAGCATGGCTAGGTAAGGCTTGCAACAAAGCCGCCATCATTTCTAAGTCAACCATAGAGGCTTCATCTACCACTAGCACATCTAACGCTAACGGTTGCTCGGCATTGTGTTTAAATTGACGCCGATTAGGCATAGCGCCTAATAAACGGTGTAGTGTTACCACTTCGGTTGGAATGCCAGCTTGCATCTGTGCTGGTAACTTGCTGATAGCACCGCTGATTGACTCCGTTAAGCGCACCGCAGCTTTACCAGTAGGTGCAGCAAGCTTAATCGTTAAAGCACGCTGACTGCCAGCTTGTTCAGGCTCAGTTAGCTCTGTCGCACTGTGCTGAATTAAGGCCAATAGCTTAACCACTGTGGTTGTTTTACCAGTACCTGGGCCGCCGGTAATAATGGCAAAATGACGCTGCAATGCCATAGCACAAGCTAATTTTTGCCAGTCGGTCTCGCGGCTGCCATCTTGGCTAGGCTCGGCACTTGGAAATAACTGCTCTATACGCTGCTTAAGCACTGGGCTTAAACTTATTTGTTGCTGTACTCGCTGGCTAATTTGCTGCTTAACTATTTGCTCGGCTTGATATAAGCGATGTAAATACAAGCGGTTATCGGCTAACACTAAAGGAGATATTTCATCTTGCTTAAGCCAGTGGCTACTGGCCAATGCTTGCTCTATATCGCTTAGGCTAATTGCCGCTAAAATATGCGAAGGTCTATCAGAGAAAAATTGCGCATACTGGTTTTGTGGTGGCAAACTTAACAAGCTATCGGGGTTGGTTATTAAGTCTTGCAATAAAATACAGCTATGGCCACGACCATATTGGTGGCAAAGCAAAGCACATAGCAACCAAACCAGCGGTTGCGGCTCGGCAACAACTTGATTTAAGGTCAGCGGCAGCTGAGCATCGAGTGCTCGCAGCCAGCGTCGGTCTACCCAGCGTTGCAAAAGTTGCTGCATAGCGGCTAGATCTTGCACTGGCGCTGTTGCCGTTAAATGAACCTTATTTGACATGAGTTCCCCGCCTTATTTTACACTGATGGCTTATTGTTATGCATGGCTATTAATTACTAACCTTAGCTGCCAGCATTAGTCACTTTCATTAGCAAACAGCTGATCTAAAGCCTGCAGTAATGCTGGGCTTGGCATGATATCTAGCTGACCCTCGCTAGGGGCTCGAATAAACCAATATAAAGCACCGCCAATATAGTGCTCTGGCGCGGCTAAATAACCAGGCTGACGTTGTTTTAACAACCGATGCAAGGCCAGCAGATATAACGCTGCTTGCACATCATATCTGTGTTGTAAAAACATTTGTTGCATGCTGTCTTGGTTATACGCCTCGTTATTATCGCCTAACCAATTCGACTTATAATCCAACACCCAATAGCGACCTTGACTATCTTGCAAGGTTAAATCGATAAAACCTTTAAGCATGCCATTTAGGTTATCGGCTAATAACATTGGCCTAGTTTGGCCTGGCAAAATAGCTTGGCTAATAATCTTATCTAGCGCCAGCACATCAACCTGACGGGTTTCTAGCCAGAATTCTAGCTCAGCTCGTTGCTGCCCTAAGCCCGATAAACTTACCCCTAAGGCTGAAATAGGCGTGCTTAGCATAGTGGCAAACCAAGGGGCTAATACTGGCTGCCATGACTGCCAGTTATGCCGTGGCAAGCTTTGCTCTAAAATTGCGTTAATGGCTGTTGCATCACATTGGCTAAACTCCTGTTGCTGCGCTTGCTCAAATAATTGGTGCAAAAACGTACCAGCAACGGCACCACGCGGAAAGTCATGAATGGACTCTTGTAGCTCACTGCTTGCGACGGGTTCATACGCTTCTTCTAAGCGCTGGGTATCTAAGGCCGTATCGGCAGCTAAGTCACTACTAGCCTCAGTTTCTGGGCTGTTTGCTATTAGCCTATTCGTACTGTGGCTATCGGCTTTACGTAACGCCGAGTAACTCGCAATCCACCAGCGTTGCCGGTTGACGGCTGAAGCTAAACGTAAAGCTGGGCTTAATTCTGCGGTGGCAGTGGCAGCTAAGGGTGGTTGTTGCTCTAAAATAGGCTGTTGCTGCCAAGGTAAGTCGGCCAAAACGGCGGCGAGTTTTTGCTGATCAACATCAGCACCCAACTGCAATAGATTACCCATGCCGCTAAGGGCAATTTTACTGCCTTTACTTCGGCCTTCACTATAAGCTGCTAAGCCTAACCAGCAAGCATAAATAGGCCGGGTTAAGGCAACATATAACAGCCGAATATCTTCGCGTAAACGTTCACGTTCGGCTTGCTCAACCGCAGCTTCATCTGGGCTTAAATCTAGCACCATTTTAGTGCCATCGTAATAACGCTGAGGCTGTTTAGCCGACGCCGCTTTATAGCCACAAATAAAGGGTAAAAATACCAGCGGGTATTGTAAGCCCTTACTTTTATGGATAGTCACCACTTGCACTAGTTGTTGCTCACTCTCTAGCCGCAGTTGTTGCTCTTCCGCGCTATCGGGCTGCTCTATTTGCTCGGCTAACCAGCGAATTAAACCCGTTTCACCATCGCGTTGCTGGCTTTCATGCTGCAATAATTCAGCTAAGTGCAATATATTGGTTAAAGTACGCTCGCCTTGCTCTTGGCTTAACCATAAACTGGGCAGTTCAAAGTAATGCAACCAAGCTTGCACTAGCGCCAGCACCCCTTTAAAGCGCCAAACTAATTTAAACTCGCGCACTTGCTCTGTTAAGGCTTCCCATGCTGGCTCGTTATTAAAGTAATAGTCTAATTTAGCATCCGTTTGCCCTGATAAGGGTAACGCTAAGGCCATACGTAGGGCATTTTCATCCTCTATTTCATAGCAGGCCCGCAGCCAAAATAATAACGCTGAGGCTTCGGCACTGGCAAAAATAGATTCACTGTCAGACAAATAAACCGAACGAATTTGCCGCTGGCTTAGCTGTTTTCTTACCAAAGCGGCTTCATTACGATCTCGAACCAAAATAGCAATATCAGAAGGCTGTACTGGCGTAAATTCGTCTTGCGTAAGCTCAACTTGCATAAACTCAGCATGCTTAGCCGCGTCTGACTTAACAAAACCCGCTTTAGCTTGTTGTGCTTGGCTTAAAATAAAGGCTATTTGGTCGGCACAGGCAGCTGCCATTAATTGCTGATAAGCGCCTTTTTTTAACTCCTCAGTTGCAATATCGGGCAGCCAATAGTTAACAGCCGGCACAGCTTGCGCAGACACAGTTTGGGCCGGA
This window harbors:
- the recD gene encoding exodeoxyribonuclease V subunit alpha translates to MSNKVHLTATAPVQDLAAMQQLLQRWVDRRWLRALDAQLPLTLNQVVAEPQPLVWLLCALLCHQYGRGHSCILLQDLITNPDSLLSLPPQNQYAQFFSDRPSHILAAISLSDIEQALASSHWLKQDEISPLVLADNRLYLHRLYQAEQIVKQQISQRVQQQISLSPVLKQRIEQLFPSAEPSQDGSRETDWQKLACAMALQRHFAIITGGPGTGKTTTVVKLLALIQHSATELTEPEQAGSQRALTIKLAAPTGKAAVRLTESISGAISKLPAQMQAGIPTEVVTLHRLLGAMPNRRQFKHNAEQPLALDVLVVDEASMVDLEMMAALLQALPSHARLILLGDKDQLASVEAGSVLGDLCRGAELGGYLPQTLSLLAPFSATDLSPWQGNGTVLNQATVMLRKSHRFDANSGIGQLAFAVNRGETSAGNLFNQYTDIQLLAGNKLESLKPVVVAGYRHYLQLVQQQSSYSASTASSDIRDSDSSNNIWAKAVLAAYSQFQLLCALRSGDWGIEGLNQQISRWLMAEGLLDCSQQWYNGRPIMMQRNNYSLGLMNGDIGITLLDASSGKLRVVFQLADGSLKWVLPSRLTDIETVFAMTVHKSQGSEFSHCCLVLPPDNSPILSRELLYTGITRAKKQFTLLCGDSQILAQTITKRVSRSSGL
- the recB gene encoding exodeoxyribonuclease V subunit beta, coding for MTKQQVNSDPSAVITLKPLQFELHGSRLIEASAGTGKTYTLAALYLRLVLGHGVAGQTAFNRPLLPPEILVVTFTKAATAELRDRIRARLVEAAIAFRQHQSADSFIKDLLAEYPPELHFRCAGVLERAAQWMDEAAVFTIHGWCQRMLSEHAFDSGAAFGENLSNDNKQLLHTLACDYWRSFLYPLQDPNLLQALGNVSKSPDDLLADIKPWLQADAGNLHFTVKGTDLPEALSPDQVAQPLADWVNLMQAHCQLMQQALDAEALAQLDDAYANSWLHGGKFRKASWQEQERAWWQKIIAEPELLHWQQSDFAKNVKKFSLEHLTAGTKKGQPLVQHPVFALFDQALQLLEQQPDIAIHVRHHAALWLTAEFRQRKKQGAERDFNDLLLDLHQALNAPGGEVLAARIRQQYPFAMVDEFQDTDPIQFAIFQAIYPDVTSRETGLVLVGDPKQAIYSFRGADLHTYLHAKRLTEQRHYNLSTNYRSTTDLVAAVNALFSQAEQSPQGAFGFGSAATDTNATDANSDSQTRTPLPFLAVKAQGKAEHFILASQANPAQTVSAQAVPAVNYWLPDIATEELKKGAYQQLMAAACADQIAFILSQAQQAKAGFVKSDAAKHAEFMQVELTQDEFTPVQPSDIAILVRDRNEAALVRKQLSQRQIRSVYLSDSESIFASAEASALLFWLRACYEIEDENALRMALALPLSGQTDAKLDYYFNNEPAWEALTEQVREFKLVWRFKGVLALVQAWLHYFELPSLWLSQEQGERTLTNILHLAELLQHESQQRDGETGLIRWLAEQIEQPDSAEEQQLRLESEQQLVQVVTIHKSKGLQYPLVFLPFICGYKAASAKQPQRYYDGTKMVLDLSPDEAAVEQAERERLREDIRLLYVALTRPIYACWLGLAAYSEGRSKGSKIALSGMGNLLQLGADVDQQKLAAVLADLPWQQQPILEQQPPLAATATAELSPALRLASAVNRQRWWIASYSALRKADSHSTNRLIANSPETEASSDLAADTALDTQRLEEAYEPVASSELQESIHDFPRGAVAGTFLHQLFEQAQQQEFSQCDATAINAILEQSLPRHNWQSWQPVLAPWFATMLSTPISALGVSLSGLGQQRAELEFWLETRQVDVLALDKIISQAILPGQTRPMLLADNLNGMLKGFIDLTLQDSQGRYWVLDYKSNWLGDNNEAYNQDSMQQMFLQHRYDVQAALYLLALHRLLKQRQPGYLAAPEHYIGGALYWFIRAPSEGQLDIMPSPALLQALDQLFANESD